ATATGGGatttgagtattttttttttctgatgcAAATACTTGTGCTTATATCTGGTTCAAGGAGATCAGGTCTGGTTGGACATCAGGTGCTTCTTGGCTTGAAGCTAAATGCCACCACAAGCACAATGACTGAGCAGGTGGATTGGTTGCAAGGTGGCTGGTTGGATATTGTGGTGTATTGGCTGGTGGTCTGATATAACACAACACACTAGCATGGTGGTGATATGGGATCTGGATGTTGGTGGTGGATGGAAAGGAGTTCCTATCACCATACTCAAGTCCTATAGGAGGAGAGTAAGGTGGTATTTTTTACACTAACTCTAGTTTCTTTTTTTGCAGGTTTGATGGCAACACAAATTCTGCAGGAAACCATTAGAGTTGAAATATGACTGTACCATTGACTTGGAACAAGAGTACTTTTTCTTCAAGGAGGTGGTGCAGGCTTGGATGCTGGTTTTTCTGAGTTGTAGGTTTCATACTTTCATATATGCAGTTTGACTGGAAAATGTTAGAACACACAGGACCTGTTTGTTGACCTTGTCTCAGGGAGTGGTATTAGCATAATGTGCTCAATCTCCTGAGGGATTGACAACTTATGGGAACTGTAAGGGCATTCTAATGGACTGTGTTAGCACTGCACTTGGAGCAAGTTTCGGACTGATATCATCAAAATGTAGAACTGCAGAATTGCTGGTCCAAAATAGCAGATTTTATTGCTGTATAGTGGCAGCAGCTGCTATGATTTTGCAACTGAGAAGGAATACAAGAGAAGCAGATTGCTATTTACAGCAGTTGCACAATGCTACTGGTTTGTTTGCAGTTTCAGTTCACCAAAAAAGCTACAATAATTTCATATTGAGATGATTGGCCAATTAGTGCATCAACGGACCAAACTTGCGACATCAGTTAGTTGACAAGAGGATTGTTAGGATACAATTATTCATGCTAGATGCTCTCAATACCTCATTTTAATTTTTTCAATTTCTAGTTTTATCACACTCATAGTTCAACAGTTTGTAGTATCAACTTAAGACATGATACAAATCTTAAGTTGATGATtagattaatatatatatatatatatatatatatttggcttCTTTGGCCATTGTGGCTACAGTTGTAAAGATTACTTAATTGTTTTGCTTtgagaaaatttataaaattagccctaggcaccaaaaagcctagtggactttgcttaaaaaaaaaatggcagccTAAATGTGTAGTCGTAATCCAAATGTCAGTCAAGACCATACAGTCTATAAATCTAACCAGATTACTTTCATTACTTACACGTTTACTAATTATATAaggatataattttttttatgacatgggaacccgcagccgctaccgtttgggtgcgcacagggtaaacccagcttcTGTGCAATAGcttgcaaaccacacaggaggggtaacccgcactaggcaagccccgtgcgacgagctcaactcagaaggcaaatcccctgctgtcgttggcagggggtttcgaacctgagacttTCATTATGAAAGcctcatgctcaaccaactgagccaccttTGCGGGTAAGGATAATTTTTTAGTTCTCAGGTTCTCGGGTAAGGATAAAATATTAGTTGAATGAAAATGTCAAATAGGAAAACTGATCCAATATAATGTTGCAATTGTCTTTGGATTCCTACTTCAACCTATGAGAAAATGGCATCTTTTGTTGTACATTTTCAAGAAATTAAAGTTAGCCTTTTTTGTACTTTGGCTCTAGGAAGAGAGAAGAAGATTATATATTAATCTCTACCGTTGACTTCAAACTGCTATAAAAGTACCAATTCTATAATGTTTTGTATATCAACTATAAAGTTTCAAATGAATTGATTTATTAAATAAGTATATTTTCTCAATTCTCAAGCCTAGTTGAAAAAGTTATTCCTTGGGAAAAAAGCACAACTGTTCCATGAAAAAGGGCCTAAATTTATACTTTTAACAGGGATAGAACTCGGGTAGTGGTATCTCCTTTTGAGTGAAAAAATTGATGATTCCTGATATTCTTTTTTTGGTTTGTCTCATCCGGCACAGGCATTGTAATTCGACTAAATTCAAATTCAGGGGGAAGTGCCACATTGGTGTAAAGTGCTCTTTAAATCATGGCTGAAACTCAAGACTTCTAATTAAAAATGAAGAAGTACTTAACACTCCTCCGCAATCCTTGTTAATAATCTTACTAGGTATCGAGAGGGGCGGATTCACACCATTGGATGTGGGTTTACGGTAACCCACAACTTTTATCCGAACCTTATATTTATAATGTGAAACCCTtcaaatatataagaaatttAAGCTAAGAACCCATTAACAACAGACACTGTTAGCTGAGAATCCACAAGCTTCAAATTCTAAATCCACCTCTGCGTATTAATCGTTCGTATACTAATCACTCTAAAAATATAGAGGTTAAAAAAAAACGTAAAGAATTTTTAACATTATTAATGTATTTTAATTAACCTATTATAGTAGGTAAATTTCTTTATTTTCAAATTATTCATAATATTTCTATGAATATTTACCTGTAATTATCTTTTTGCCCTATCAAGGAGTAAAATTGatctcaaaataaaaataaaaatcaagaaccaACAAGAATTGGTGTGTGATAAGTGATCCTTCTTTCTTAACCAAAAGTCACGGGTTTTATTCTTGTATATGGACTCACATTTGTTAGAGATCGTTTATCTTCCTAATATGAAACTTTTCGATGCAAATTCAAATTTAACTGAGTCCCAATACGAATACTACACGTGAGGAAAAAAAATTCCAACAACTTCTTTGGTCTCCTAAAATTTGTCTGTCGTAAAATTGAAATATGGAAAAGGACCATGCAGTTTCCAAGGATTATTACCTAACATTCTGCCTTAGTTCCAACCAAATGTGGTCAGTGGTCACCACTATTTTCTTACTTAAGTGAAAACTAGTCAAGATTATCACTATTTTATCCTTTTATGTATTCCTTATTTTGACACTAAACTTGGACCAACTTTTGGTagaattcctttttattttttttgagttAGACTTACTCGTCAGTCAATTGATTTGGTAATTAATAATTATAAAAAGTACGTACTCCTACATCTAATTGGACTACAAGGACAACAGAAAAGTTAATTTTAAGTACGTCAATTAGTACAATTTTGTAGCCAAGCGAGTGATTTTCTCATATATTATTTACTTCTCCCCTTCTTAATTTTGATTTTTCTCATATATGCTTCTACCCCTTCTTAATCTTTTTTACTTGGTAATAAGTTATGCTAGAATGTTTTTAAGGCTTCCTTTTTCTTTATCTTATGCTACTACCTATAAAGAATTTGATAAAATTCAAAACAAGTAAAGGGTAACGAGTGTTTTGAGAACGCCATGAGGAAGAAAGATAACTTATGATATCGAGGAATAGCGCTTTAACTCCGGTTTCAGCTTCACGAATGGAAGGAGGGCGAGAGCTTAGCATACACGCTCTATGCTTTTTGCCAGCTTAATTAATTACCTCTAGTACGGGAAAGGCTGCGTTTAAAGAGTAGAACAAAAATGCTAAAATATTTTAACTTGCTTACAGAAACTTCATTAATAACGTTATAGAATCAAATCCGATAATTGAAGCTACTCATTTTTATTTatgaaagtgtttttttttttttttttaatattcactaggaaaaagaaaaataaaggtgACTCTGGCAAGTTGTGATCTGCAACTAAATAGACTAATCAAAACAAGACTATCAAAAAGTTTCTGCAAACCCACCAACGTTGACAACTTCTATTTATCGTTTTGACAACTAGTCAACACTTGCTTCATTGTTTTTTGTgccctacttttttttttctagattaTAAGGCTACAATTATATCCTAGGTACAGTAATATAAGTTTGTAGGAAAAATtaaatacataaaataatatttaggGTCTTCGTAGACTTGAAAGTTGAAATTTAAAGTAACCAACGCgtagttaaaaaaaatacatgCATGCCCATTTTTTATCACCAACTCCAGACACAAAGGCCCCACACTAATTTTGAAAGGTCCTCATCTTGAATTtgcaaaatatttaaaatattactccctccggataaaaaaaaagagttcacttaatCATTTACACACCTCTTCAGAAAATATTAATTTCTagacaaaaatagataatttgactaaactaccccatAATTAAATAGGCAtagagatttgatcatataacacttaataggggcaaatatggagaaacaagattaattctttcttgatttgctaagtggactctttttttatcaaaaaaaaaaagggtaagtggactctttttttttatctGGAAGGAGTATCTTATTCTTACGCATAGAAATTAGGCCTAAGATTGAGTAGTTGAGATTTATTCTGCTTTTTGTCTAATATATCCAATAATTAGAGCAAATTAGGTTAGTTTCAATCTCTATTGAATTTTATACATTCTTAAAAACGGTCATCATGTTTGTTCTTACTCTTAAGAAAATAGAATCAACTATGAAATTCGTGGTTAAGTAGCTTATAGCTAATCAGATTTTCTGACAATCACTCGCTAATTCATCATAAAGAAAGATTAGCGATGAATTTTTACTGTTTAATAACAGATAACCTCTCACtaattcctattttgttttaatGTTATATTACCTTTTCTTTTGTACATATATGACTAACAATAACTTGTTATACTATATGGTTCGATGTATAACTCCTTACATATTTATAAAAAGTTACTAAAGTTTAATAAATATTACAGTAAATTTTAAATTCATAATTTCAAAGTGTAATAAGTTCAATAGTAGGAAGATAGAGGTTAAAATATCAAGGTTTATCTTAAAGCAATCTCTGATAAATATGTTCACCTCTTTAACATCAATACGACCTAACTTGGACCTTATTGTTGTAGTCCGTCTTCAGCCTGGATATAGTCTAAGATTCAAATCCGATCGTTCCATATTTTTGTTTCGAGTCAACATGAAGAAAAAATAACAGTAAAAGCAACAACAAAAGGTAACTTTCTTTTCTCTTATAATTTACTTGATTTGTTTTCCATAGTACTAACTTTTAGAGATATAGAGGAAGGATTAGCATTTATAGCCATGCACTATTTCCATCCCTCAAAAGCAGAGAATTAAATGAAAGTATGCAGCCAATATTTCTGCAGCTATAAGAAATGTTATTACTAAATTCATAACAACTCCCgcaagaaaacaaaagaataatcaacTTAATAGTATTTCAGATCCATTAATTAAAATTCTGAGTCATAGATATACACTCCTTAGTCCTTCCATTCTTTTTTATTTGGTTCTTGTTGACTTGACACTCTAACCAATAACAATAACAAAAAGAAGATACCCATATAATCCCACCAAGTGTGGTCCGGAGAAGATAGAGTATACACATGTCTTATCCTATCTTGAAGGTAGAGAGGTTAATAAAATAGTTTGGAAAAGAAAGTAACGGTGATTAATATGACTTGACACTATCCTTACAAAATTACTAATGTACTCCTATTAAGGGTTTGTTTTAATATATTACCCTTGGCCTTAATAATGGGGGAAATGGTTATTTGGCTCTTTAcaaattttttttagttttatgacctttttacaagagatcttcatttttttacacataagagatctgaaaaaaacACTTAAGAGAACAGAAAAAGTCTATTCAAATTGCAAGAGACCAAGAGATCTTATTTCCTCCTTAATAATTAGCATGTTTTAAAAATCTAATTTTGACTATTACTACTTTATGCAATTATTAACAATAAAGGTAATATTACAAAAAACTCTTGATTTAATAAAATAGACAAATAAAAAaagatttattttttaatataagaaCTAAGTAAAAAAGGAACGGAGAGAATATATATTTTGTGAACGTTTTATCAAATATATCCAAATTAATGCAAAGTGAAAATGAAATGCCAGCTTGATAACAAGATAAGGTTCAAATTTTACATTATTGTATTTTTGTGATACAAAAAGATAAATGAAAAGACATATTGCTTGCTAGTGACCACCATTACTGTAATGGCTTAATCCCATAGCTGAACTCATTGAAGCAAACTTAGCTAACTCTTGTGACAAAAATGGCCCACCCCCTTCATTTCCCATGCCCAAAAAATCTCTAGTAAGACTATTATCCAAGTTGAAATGAACACCTTGAGTATGCATTCCAAATGCCCCATCCATATTGATTGCCTTAGAATTAGCATTATTTGAACTCAGATTTGGACACCCATTAAGCTCATTGTCTGTTTGGTTGTTGTAATTTTGGGTCATAGTGTTGAACATTTGAGTGTTTGATGAGGGTGAAGTTGATGAAGCAGAGTTCATTACACCAAATGTGTTGGTAAAGAAATTTGGGCTGCTTTTGGTTGAGCCCATTTGGGCTGCTTTTTGTAAAAGGGCTGTAGCTGACATTGGTGTTGAAGATTTTGGTTGGTTATTTTGGTTATTATTATCAGAGTACATAGAAGATAAAGTTGAGGAATTTGATGGTGCAGGGGTATTCTTGTCAATTGATGATGTCCAAGGCATTTGGTTACCTATTGATGATGCACCAAAGACATTTGAGATTTGATGATCTGGTAATACAGTTGGACTTGGAGAACCAAAAAGATTTGAACTTGTTGCTGACATATTGTTATGAAGTTGACTAGCTTGATGACTTAACCAAAGTGATAATCTTGGTTTTTGCTGTTGAGGATGCATAGAATTATTCCCACTAAAATCTTGTGAAAAACTTGTCCCGATTTGGGAAATTCCACTAGGCAAATTGGGTTGTAATTGCTGGTTGAAGTTCAAATTGTTAGTAGTTCCCACTGAAGTGATTCTTGCACTTTCTTCAGCTAAAGCATCACAAAAAGCTCTATGTGTAATGAAACTATCTTTCCTGTTTACAATGaacaaaaaaacaacaacattaaATTAAGGTATAACAAACACATGCACTACTAACAAAAACTGGAATTAGCTACGAACTACGTTGCTAAATTGCTCGTAGCTAACATAACTTTTTAATAATCCGTACATCGTTAATTCATTGCTAAATAAAAATAGTTACGGATTTTGCTGTTCCAAAATTTGTCCATCGCTAATTCTCGTTTTTTAGTAGTGAACAGACACATGGTATCAAACAATTTAATAGCTGATACTTTATGGTCATGAGGAGGAGGCAATAAATTGAACTTCCATGAATGAAGATAATGAGCATTTATTTCAGTATGAAACAAATATTCCCAAACAAGAACATATTACATGGTACAAATTAATTACCTGGAAAAGAGAGTTCCACAGTCACATTTATACTCTCTAGTCCCACAAGTCTTTGTATGAGCTTTCCAATCTGACTGAACTGCATATTTCTTTGAACATTTCTCACACTTCCATTTTTTCTCACCATGTTTTCTACTAAAATGTTTCTTTATACCAGTAAGGTCACCAAGTGCTCTAGAAGGATCATGATGAACACAAGTTTTTTCTGGACATATGTATACTTTCTTCTTAACTATTTCTAGTTTGTTCCTTTGCTTTAACTTCCATGGAAGATTGTGTCCTCTTCTATGAAGTTGCAAGTTTTGGTCCCTTTGAAAACCCTTGTTGCAGATTTCACATATGAATCTGTTTGTAGCCATAAGTGTTTTGGGTGAAAGTGCAATAACTTCAGCATCTGGATCTgtcaaacaaaaaacaaaaaacaaaaaaaaagtaagcAAGATTCAATCTTTACATGCAAATGAATATTTATGTAGTAATTCTAAGGACTCTTTTGGCCATgtaaattattcacttttttccgaaataatttttcactttgtttgaaaatcagtgtttggTCATGAGTTGTATTTCAAGTTGAAGTACATTCTTGAATGAATATTATTTCAAATATTCTTTGCGAAAAGTATAaacaaacacaactccatcttcaactcaaGGTCAATGAATTCCAAATAAAGCgaaaaaatatttggaatctatttggccataaaaattattcacttttttcctgaATAAATTTCACTTCATTTAAAAATTAGTGTTTGATCATGAAATTCTAaatccaacttgaagttgtatttcaaatttgGAAAACAACTTCTAACTTGTTTTCCAACTGACTTTTCACTTTGAAGTTGTATTTCGAATTTGAAAAGCATGAATATTAGtattccaaatattctttgcaaaaagtataaccaaacatACTCCAACTctataaattccaaataaagcaaaaaaatatttggaatctatgACCAAATACCTACTAAATGAATTAATTACCTGGTGTACCTGGAAGATTTCTTCTTTTCTTGGAAGAAG
The nucleotide sequence above comes from Lycium barbarum isolate Lr01 chromosome 3, ASM1917538v2, whole genome shotgun sequence. Encoded proteins:
- the LOC132630075 gene encoding zinc finger protein JACKDAW isoform X2, producing the protein MMSGDLFSIHPHQQQQQQQQQQQQQQQQVLEPNPNPKANASSKKRRNLPDPDAEVIALSPKTLMATNRFICEICNKGFQRDQNLQLHRRGHNLPWKLKQRNKLEIVKKKVYICPEKTCVHHDPSRALGDLTGIKKHFSRKHGEKKWKCEKCSKKYAVQSDWKAHTKTCGTREYKCDCGTLFSRKDSFITHRAFCDALAEESARITSVGTTNNLNFNQQLQPNLPSGISQIGTSFSQDFSGNNSMHPQQQKPRLSLWLSHQASQLHNNMSATSSNLFGSPSPTVLPDHQISNVFGASSIGNQMPWTSSIDKNTPAPSNSSTLSSMYSDNNNQNNQPKSSTPMSATALLQKAAQMGSTKSSPNFFTNTFGVMNSASSTSPSSNTQMFNTMTQNYNNQTDNELNGCPNLSSNNANSKAINMDGAFGMHTQGVHFNLDNSLTRDFLGMGNEGGGPFLSQELAKFASMSSAMGLSHYSNGGH
- the LOC132630075 gene encoding zinc finger protein JACKDAW isoform X1 translates to MMSGDLFSIHPHQQQQQQQQQQQQQQQQVLEPNPNPKANASSKKRRNLPGTPDPDAEVIALSPKTLMATNRFICEICNKGFQRDQNLQLHRRGHNLPWKLKQRNKLEIVKKKVYICPEKTCVHHDPSRALGDLTGIKKHFSRKHGEKKWKCEKCSKKYAVQSDWKAHTKTCGTREYKCDCGTLFSRKDSFITHRAFCDALAEESARITSVGTTNNLNFNQQLQPNLPSGISQIGTSFSQDFSGNNSMHPQQQKPRLSLWLSHQASQLHNNMSATSSNLFGSPSPTVLPDHQISNVFGASSIGNQMPWTSSIDKNTPAPSNSSTLSSMYSDNNNQNNQPKSSTPMSATALLQKAAQMGSTKSSPNFFTNTFGVMNSASSTSPSSNTQMFNTMTQNYNNQTDNELNGCPNLSSNNANSKAINMDGAFGMHTQGVHFNLDNSLTRDFLGMGNEGGGPFLSQELAKFASMSSAMGLSHYSNGGH